From the Palaemon carinicauda isolate YSFRI2023 chromosome 42, ASM3689809v2, whole genome shotgun sequence genome, one window contains:
- the LOC137633210 gene encoding zinc finger protein OZF-like, giving the protein MEETEVFIKKETEENGEDFDEPDLVTEELLLKPVVLFTTEKFMCEVCGKGFPYKSGLHHHMVVHTCEKTHICEECGKAFSKKSNLIQHMAVHTGEKNYICTICEKSFSQKSHLVRHMIVHTRERKFECELCGRGFSLKSSLVRHKVTHSGQKNHICIVCGKEFSQKPHLTRHMMIHTGERNYKCELCGKQFSQKSHLTEHNVVHTKEKKYVCPVCGRQFGHRGEVTRHLSIHSQNRNIFTCSQCGKVFKCKSSLSHHIENHQIGELEENTEKDCESACSDDIRSSSKKGFASLIKDEIQAHYSKECESIFLRNNDFKDFPCLLKSNPSRSEALNLVKRETDIDCS; this is encoded by the coding sequence ATGGAAGAAACTGAAGTGTTTATAAAGAAGGAGACAGAAGAAAATGGGGAAGACTTTGATGAACCCGACTTGGTTACAGAGGAGCTGTTATTGAAGCCAGTGGTATTATTTACTACGGAAAAGTTCATGTGCGAGGTCTGTGGGAAAGGGTTTCCTTACAAATCAGGTTTGCATCACCATATGGTAGTGCATACATGTGAAAAAACCCACATATGTGAAGAGTGTGGCAAGGCATTTTCAAAGAAATCCAATCTTATACAGCACATGGCTGTTCATACCGGAGAGAAGAATTACATTTGCACCATCTGTGAAAAATCCTTCTCTCAGAAGTCTCATTTAGTAAGACACATGATTGTGCATACAAGAGAGAGGAAATTCGAGTGTGAGCTTTGTGGACGTGGCTTCTCTCTCAAGTCAAGCTTGGTTCGGCATAAGGTTACACATAGTGGCCAGAAAAATCATATCTGTATTGTGTGTGGTAAGGAATTCTCACAGAAGCCCCATTTGACAAGACATATGATGATTCACACTGGTGAAAGAAATTACAAGTGTGAATTGTGTGGCAAACAGTTTTCTCAGAAATCACATCTGACCGAacataatgttgttcacaccaaggaaAAGAAATATGTCTGCCCTGTATGTGGTAGGCAGTTTGGCCACAGGGGAGAAGTAACAAGGCACTTAAGTATTCATTCGCAGAACAGAAATATATTTACTTGTAGTCAGTGTGGGAAAGTGTTCAAATGCAAGTCTAGCCTGTCCCACCACATAGAAAATCACCAGATTGGTGAGTTGGAGGAAAATACCGAAAAGGACTGTGAATCAGCTTGTTCAGACGATATCCGTTCTTCATCTAAAAAAGGTTTTGCATCACTGATTAAAGATGAGATTCAGGCACATTATAGTAAAGAGTGTGAATCTATATTTTTGAGAAACAATGACTTCAAAGATTTTCCTTGCCTGCTTAAATCAAATCCATCTCGGAGTGAAGCACTTAATCTTGTTAAAAgagagacagatattgattgttcttga